The following proteins come from a genomic window of Macaca thibetana thibetana isolate TM-01 chromosome 15, ASM2454274v1, whole genome shotgun sequence:
- the HDHD3 gene encoding haloacid dehalogenase-like hydrolase domain-containing protein 3 → MAHRLQIRLLTWDVKDTLLKLRHPLGEEYATKARAHGLEVEPSALEQGFRQAYRVQSHSFPNYGLSHGLTSRQWWLDVVLQTFHLAGVQDAQAVAPIAEQLYEDFSRPCTWQVLDGAEDTLRECRTRGLRLAVISNFDRRLEGILGGLGLREHFEFVLTSEAAGWPKPDPRIFQEALRLAHTEPVVTAHIGDNYLCDYQGPRAVGMHSFLVVDPQALDPVVRDSVPKEHILPSLAHLLPALDCLGGSTPGL, encoded by the coding sequence ATGGCACACCGGCTGCAGATACGACTGCTGACATGGGATGTGAAGGACACGCTGCTCAAGCTCCGCCACCCCTTAGGGGAGGAGTATGCCACCAAGGCCCGGGCCCATGGGCTGGAGGTGGAGCCCTCAGCCCTGGAACAAGGCTTCAGACAGGCGTACAGGGTCCAGAGCCACAGCTTCCCCAACTACGGCCTGAGCCATGGCCTCACCTCCCGCCAGTGGTGGCTGGACGTGGTCCTGCAGACCTTCCACCTGGCAGGTGTCCAGGATGCTCAGGCTGTAGCCCCCATCGCTGAACAGCTGTATGAGGACTTCAGCCGCCCCTGCACCTGGCAGGTGTTGGATGGGGCTGAGGACACCCTGAGGGAGTGCCGCACACGGGGTCTGAGGTTGGCAGTGATCTCCAACTTTGACCGACGGCTAGAGGGCATCCTGGGGGGCCTTGGCCTGCGTGAACACTTCGAGTTTGTGCTGACCTCTGAGGCTGCTGGCTGGCCCAAGCCAGACCCCCGCATTTTCCAGGAGGCCTTGCGGCTTGCTCATACGGAACCGGTAGTGACAGCCCATATTGGGGATAATTACCTCTGCGATTACCAGGGGCCTCGGGCTGTGGGCATGCACAGCTTCCTGGTGGTTGACCCACAGGCACTGGACCCTGTAGTCAGGGATTCTGTACCTAAAGAACACATCCTCCCCTCTCTGGCCCATCTCCTGCCTGCCCTTGACTGCCTAGGGGGCTCCACCCCAGGGCTTTGA
- the BSPRY gene encoding B box and SPRY domain-containing protein isoform X2 has product MSAEGAELGPGSGPGPGPEPGPLCPEHGQALSWFCRSERRPVCAACAGLGGRCRGHRIRRAEERAEELRNKIVDQCERLQLQSAAITKYVADVLPGKNQRAVSMASAARELVIQRLSLVRSLCESEEQRLLEQVHGEEERAHQSILTQRVHWAEALQKLDTIRTSLVGMLTHLDDLQLIKEQEIFERTEEAEGILDPQESEMLNFNEKCTRSPLLTRLWATAVLGSLSGTEDIRIDERTVSPFLQLSDDRKTLTFSTKKSKTCADGPERFDHWPNALAATSFQNGLHAWMVNVQNSCAYKVGVASGHLPRKGSGSDCRLGHNAFSWVFSRYDQEFRFSHNGQHEPLGLLRGPAQLGVLLDLQARELLFYEPASGTVLYTHHGSFPGPLFPVFAVADQTISIVR; this is encoded by the exons ATGTCCGCCGAGGGCGCGGAGCTGGGGCCCGGGTCCGGTCCCGGGCCGGGGCCTGAGCCGGGGCCACTCTGCCCCGAACACGGCCAGGCTCTGAGCTGGTTCTGCCGCTCCGAGCGACGGCCCGTGTGCGCCGCCTGCGCGGGGCTGGGCGGTCGCTGTCGGGGGCACCGCATCCGCCGGGCGGAGGAGCGCGCCGAGGAGCTGCGG AACAAGATTGTGGACCAGTGTGAGAGGCTGCAGTTACAAAGTGCTGCCATCACCAAGTATGTGGCGGACGTCCTGCCAGGGAAGAACCAAAGAGCAGTG AGCATGGCCAGTGCAGCGAGGGAACTGGTTATCCAGCGGTTGAGTCTGGTGAGGAGTCTTTGCGAGAGCGAGGAGCAGCGGTTACTGGAACAGGTGCATGGCGAAGAGGAGCGGGCCCACCAGAGCATCCTGACACAGCGGGTGCACTGGGCCGAGGCACTGCAGAAGCTTGACACCATCCGCACCAGCCTGGTGGGCATGCTTACCCACCTGGATGACCTGCAGCTGATT AAGGAGCAAGAGATTTTCGAGAG GACCGAAGAAGCAGAGGGCATTTTGGATCCCCAGGAGTCGGAAATGTTGAACTTTAATGAGAAGTGCACTCGGAGCCCACTACTGACCCGACTCTGGGCAACGGCGGTTCTTGGGTCCCTCTCAG GCACAGAGGACATACGGATCGATGAGAGGACAGTCAGCCCCTTCCTGCAATTGTCAGATGATCGAAAGACCCTGACCTTCAGCACCAAGAAGTCAAAGACCTGTGCAGATGGCCCAGAGCGCTTTGACCACTGGCCCAATGCCCTGGCTGCCACCTCCTTCCAGAATGGGCTCCATGCCTGGATGGTGAATGTCCAGAACAGTTGTGCCTATAAGGTGGGCGTGGCCTCAGGTCACCTGCCCCGCAAGGGTTCTGGCAGTGACTGCCGTCTGGGCCACAATGCCTTCTCCTGGGTCTTCTCTCGCTATGATCAGGAGTTTCGTTTCTCACACAATGGGCAGCACGAGCCCCTGGGGCTGTTGCGGGGCCCAGCCCAGCTGGGTGTACTGCTGGACTTGCAGGCTCGGGAGCTGCTCTTCTATGAGCCAGCCTCCGGCACAGTGCTGTATACCCATCATGGGTCCTTCCCGGGGCCCCTCTTCCCAGTCTTTGCTGTGGCCGATCAGACCATTTCCATTGTCCGCTGA
- the BSPRY gene encoding B box and SPRY domain-containing protein isoform X1 encodes MSAEGAELGPGSGPGPGPEPGPLCPEHGQALSWFCRSERRPVCAACAGLGGRCRGHRIRRAEERAEELRNKIVDQCERLQLQSAAITKYVADVLPGKNQRAVSMASAARELVIQRLSLVRSLCESEEQRLLEQVHGEEERAHQSILTQRVHWAEALQKLDTIRTSLVGMLTHLDDLQLIQKEQEIFERTEEAEGILDPQESEMLNFNEKCTRSPLLTRLWATAVLGSLSGTEDIRIDERTVSPFLQLSDDRKTLTFSTKKSKTCADGPERFDHWPNALAATSFQNGLHAWMVNVQNSCAYKVGVASGHLPRKGSGSDCRLGHNAFSWVFSRYDQEFRFSHNGQHEPLGLLRGPAQLGVLLDLQARELLFYEPASGTVLYTHHGSFPGPLFPVFAVADQTISIVR; translated from the exons ATGTCCGCCGAGGGCGCGGAGCTGGGGCCCGGGTCCGGTCCCGGGCCGGGGCCTGAGCCGGGGCCACTCTGCCCCGAACACGGCCAGGCTCTGAGCTGGTTCTGCCGCTCCGAGCGACGGCCCGTGTGCGCCGCCTGCGCGGGGCTGGGCGGTCGCTGTCGGGGGCACCGCATCCGCCGGGCGGAGGAGCGCGCCGAGGAGCTGCGG AACAAGATTGTGGACCAGTGTGAGAGGCTGCAGTTACAAAGTGCTGCCATCACCAAGTATGTGGCGGACGTCCTGCCAGGGAAGAACCAAAGAGCAGTG AGCATGGCCAGTGCAGCGAGGGAACTGGTTATCCAGCGGTTGAGTCTGGTGAGGAGTCTTTGCGAGAGCGAGGAGCAGCGGTTACTGGAACAGGTGCATGGCGAAGAGGAGCGGGCCCACCAGAGCATCCTGACACAGCGGGTGCACTGGGCCGAGGCACTGCAGAAGCTTGACACCATCCGCACCAGCCTGGTGGGCATGCTTACCCACCTGGATGACCTGCAGCTGATT CAGAAGGAGCAAGAGATTTTCGAGAG GACCGAAGAAGCAGAGGGCATTTTGGATCCCCAGGAGTCGGAAATGTTGAACTTTAATGAGAAGTGCACTCGGAGCCCACTACTGACCCGACTCTGGGCAACGGCGGTTCTTGGGTCCCTCTCAG GCACAGAGGACATACGGATCGATGAGAGGACAGTCAGCCCCTTCCTGCAATTGTCAGATGATCGAAAGACCCTGACCTTCAGCACCAAGAAGTCAAAGACCTGTGCAGATGGCCCAGAGCGCTTTGACCACTGGCCCAATGCCCTGGCTGCCACCTCCTTCCAGAATGGGCTCCATGCCTGGATGGTGAATGTCCAGAACAGTTGTGCCTATAAGGTGGGCGTGGCCTCAGGTCACCTGCCCCGCAAGGGTTCTGGCAGTGACTGCCGTCTGGGCCACAATGCCTTCTCCTGGGTCTTCTCTCGCTATGATCAGGAGTTTCGTTTCTCACACAATGGGCAGCACGAGCCCCTGGGGCTGTTGCGGGGCCCAGCCCAGCTGGGTGTACTGCTGGACTTGCAGGCTCGGGAGCTGCTCTTCTATGAGCCAGCCTCCGGCACAGTGCTGTATACCCATCATGGGTCCTTCCCGGGGCCCCTCTTCCCAGTCTTTGCTGTGGCCGATCAGACCATTTCCATTGTCCGCTGA